A single window of Sneathiella limimaris DNA harbors:
- a CDS encoding alpha/beta hydrolase, producing the protein MSASDAYWQRKMSGQLLELDGRQFKPRAQALMNLQEMFAVPPQNWTVRNMRGAYRKSVALFDGPKPAVREVRDITLELKGRNLKGRVYDNRPIEDYKPALLFFHGGGFVIGDLETHDGVCRRIARYTGAKVISVAYRLAPEHPFPSGLDDALDSWVWLQEQAENLKVDPTQLYVAGDSAGAVLSLLVTATASKGKIGVQPAATGLIYPADLMVQTSPTRDMLANENIVLTKEILDWFQNQFATDELNENHEYVRALSEAQKGNIGPVWIMTCGFDPLRHEGEGLITKLQALGAEVQHKEYQDLYHGFIGAAALFPEVDEMAEDFAAFLAPLKEKAKKAS; encoded by the coding sequence ATGAGCGCCAGCGATGCCTATTGGCAGCGCAAAATGAGTGGTCAGCTTCTGGAACTCGATGGTCGCCAATTTAAGCCTCGTGCCCAAGCATTAATGAACCTTCAGGAGATGTTTGCCGTGCCGCCGCAGAACTGGACGGTGCGAAATATGCGCGGGGCCTACCGAAAATCAGTGGCGTTGTTTGATGGACCCAAGCCGGCGGTCCGGGAAGTCCGGGACATCACCCTGGAGCTGAAGGGACGAAACCTGAAAGGCCGTGTTTATGACAATCGACCAATAGAGGATTATAAGCCTGCTTTACTCTTTTTTCATGGGGGCGGATTTGTCATAGGAGATTTGGAAACCCACGATGGCGTTTGCCGGCGGATTGCCAGATACACCGGAGCCAAGGTTATTTCCGTTGCTTATCGCTTGGCACCAGAACATCCATTCCCATCTGGTTTGGATGATGCACTTGATAGCTGGGTTTGGCTGCAGGAACAGGCGGAGAATTTGAAAGTTGATCCGACGCAGCTTTATGTTGCCGGGGATAGTGCGGGGGCCGTTTTGTCTCTATTAGTCACAGCGACCGCCTCAAAAGGGAAAATTGGCGTCCAGCCAGCAGCAACAGGATTGATCTATCCTGCAGATTTGATGGTTCAAACTTCCCCGACCCGGGATATGCTGGCGAATGAAAATATTGTCCTGACCAAGGAAATTTTGGATTGGTTTCAAAACCAGTTTGCAACGGATGAGCTTAATGAAAATCATGAATATGTGAGAGCTCTTTCCGAAGCCCAAAAAGGGAATATAGGGCCGGTTTGGATTATGACCTGTGGCTTTGATCCCTTGCGTCATGAGGGTGAGGGACTGATCACTAAACTGCAAGCTCTTGGGGCAGAGGTTCAGCACAAGGAGTATCAGGACCTTTATCACGGGTTTATCGGGGCTGCGGCCTTATTCCCGGAGGTGGATGAAATGGCAGAAGATTTCGCTGCATTCCTTGCACCGCTGAAAGAAAAAGCAAAAAAAGCATCATAA
- a CDS encoding ABC transporter permease, with the protein MLELFSGLKSAIDLVWNLDADLVEISLLSLRVTLTAVLISSLIGLPLGALLSVSRFRYRRLTIALLNALMGLPPVVVGLFVYLMLSRAGPFGVLDLLFTPTAMIIAQTIIVTPIIASLSHQSLRELWFQYHDLLISLHTSKVQRIKTLIWDGRRALLTAALTGFGRAIGEVGAIMIVGGNIEHLTRVLTTAIALEVGKGDFALAIGLGIILISLAILVNLAVHVLSRTERQGVW; encoded by the coding sequence ATGTTAGAGCTGTTCTCAGGTTTGAAATCAGCCATTGATCTGGTCTGGAACTTGGACGCTGATCTCGTGGAGATCTCGCTCTTGTCCTTACGGGTAACATTGACTGCTGTTCTAATCTCCTCTCTGATCGGGCTACCTCTTGGGGCATTACTGTCGGTCAGTCGGTTTCGTTATCGACGGTTAACAATTGCGTTGTTGAACGCGTTGATGGGACTACCTCCAGTCGTTGTTGGGCTTTTTGTTTATCTGATGTTATCCCGTGCCGGACCTTTTGGCGTGCTGGACCTATTGTTTACCCCAACGGCCATGATTATTGCTCAAACAATTATTGTGACACCAATTATTGCCTCTCTCTCTCATCAATCTTTGCGAGAGTTGTGGTTCCAGTATCATGATCTACTGATTTCGCTGCACACAAGTAAGGTTCAGCGAATAAAAACACTGATCTGGGATGGTCGGCGCGCGCTGTTGACTGCAGCGCTCACCGGTTTTGGTCGTGCAATCGGTGAAGTCGGCGCGATTATGATCGTAGGCGGGAATATCGAACATTTAACCCGTGTCCTGACAACTGCCATAGCGTTAGAGGTTGGAAAGGGCGATTTCGCCCTGGCAATTGGTCTTGGGATTATTCTGATCTCGCTTGCCATTCTGGTTAATCTGGCGGTCCATGTTCTGTCGCGTACTGAAAGGCAAGGTGTATGGTGA
- a CDS encoding dimethylarginine dimethylaminohydrolase family protein, whose amino-acid sequence MSFAIRFSNAITRKPAQSIVDGLRAADTGNPDAEVFQEHHRAYVEALRQAGAEVMVLEALEAFPDSVFVEDTALCLKEGAIVMRPGASTRRGETAAMRPALESLFEDVREITEGFIEGGDILVTPKEILVGKSARTDADGIASLRALVADWGYQVRELETPPEVLHFKTDCGLLDDNVILSTERLAATGCFEGYEVILTASGEEASANAVRFNDVVLFPEGFPKTHARLIERGFTVVELPNSEAAKVDGGMSCLSLRLTPTV is encoded by the coding sequence ATGTCGTTTGCTATTCGCTTTTCTAACGCTATCACCCGCAAACCCGCCCAGTCTATCGTTGATGGTCTTCGGGCTGCGGATACGGGTAACCCTGATGCAGAAGTTTTTCAGGAGCATCACCGTGCCTATGTGGAAGCGCTTCGGCAAGCGGGCGCTGAGGTGATGGTTCTCGAAGCACTTGAAGCTTTTCCAGATAGTGTTTTCGTTGAGGATACTGCTTTATGCCTCAAAGAAGGGGCAATCGTAATGCGACCCGGTGCCTCAACCCGCCGCGGTGAAACAGCTGCAATGAGGCCAGCTTTGGAGTCTCTTTTTGAAGACGTTCGGGAAATTACGGAAGGCTTTATTGAGGGCGGCGATATTCTAGTTACACCGAAGGAAATACTTGTCGGGAAATCGGCAAGAACGGATGCCGACGGCATTGCTTCCTTGCGGGCTCTGGTTGCTGATTGGGGCTATCAGGTAAGGGAACTTGAAACGCCACCAGAAGTTCTGCATTTCAAGACTGATTGCGGTTTGTTGGATGACAATGTAATTCTCTCTACGGAGCGGCTGGCTGCAACAGGTTGCTTTGAGGGGTATGAGGTCATTTTGACAGCCTCTGGCGAGGAGGCTTCGGCCAACGCGGTCAGATTTAACGATGTCGTTCTGTTTCCAGAAGGGTTTCCAAAGACGCATGCTCGTCTTATTGAGCGAGGCTTCACAGTTGTGGAGCTGCCAAATAGTGAAGCGGCGAAGGTCGATGGCGGAATGTCCTGCCTTTCCCTTCGCCTGACACCAACAGTTTAA
- a CDS encoding ATP-binding protein, translating to MGDKTDLGLAPLGADYVQVMNAFAVDLISISDEKELAWYVAREVVSKLGFKDCVVYYCMENPSELVQMAAIGVKNPIGDLIVNHLKIPVGQGVTGRVAESQKAIVIDDLANCDFYIPDVEETKSEACVPILSEGRTLGVIDSEDPELGFYTKHHVQTLTFIASLMAAKLDLLRKGRNIREGELRRRKIFSVSLDGILTVSSQGNVVEYNKSVCDIFGYDEKELFDKNAIRILIPERLQKEYYELVGAMETTSSHPLLNTRFETTGQRKSGEEFPMELAITHYKVNGQGYFTGFLRDISEMKAAEVSRRNALMEAERANKTKSEFLATMSHELRTPLNAIIGFSEVIYGEIFGPLGSARYKEYAEDIQISGKHLLNLVNDILDLSAIEANEHVLNFKTVDLSEIMHDCSIIVSDLAAKKQITYSEDVASNLKPIEADPRSLSQILINLISNAIKFTQVGGEVSVKVWEEDGQQIVCVRDNGPGLAEDQIENLTKPFVRGQIDSQTTQEGSGLGLAIVNSLVQMHAGQLEIKSKLGEGTSVFVRLPRRQPEQQ from the coding sequence GTGGGTGATAAGACTGACCTGGGATTAGCTCCTTTGGGGGCTGACTATGTTCAGGTTATGAACGCATTCGCTGTAGATTTAATCAGTATCTCTGATGAGAAAGAACTTGCCTGGTATGTGGCAAGAGAAGTTGTCAGTAAACTTGGTTTCAAGGATTGCGTTGTCTATTACTGCATGGAAAATCCTTCCGAACTGGTTCAGATGGCGGCGATTGGAGTAAAAAATCCTATCGGAGATCTCATCGTAAACCATCTCAAAATTCCTGTCGGGCAAGGAGTGACTGGCAGAGTAGCCGAAAGTCAAAAAGCAATCGTTATTGATGATTTGGCCAATTGCGATTTTTATATTCCGGATGTTGAAGAAACCAAATCAGAGGCTTGCGTGCCGATCCTTTCCGAAGGGCGTACGCTGGGGGTTATTGACAGTGAAGATCCTGAGCTAGGATTTTATACTAAGCACCATGTTCAGACATTGACGTTTATTGCTTCCTTGATGGCTGCCAAGCTCGATTTGTTGAGAAAAGGGCGGAATATCAGGGAAGGGGAATTGCGCCGCCGAAAGATCTTCAGTGTTTCGTTGGATGGTATCCTAACCGTTTCCTCCCAGGGCAACGTGGTTGAATATAACAAATCTGTTTGCGATATCTTCGGTTATGATGAAAAGGAATTATTTGATAAGAACGCGATCAGAATCCTGATCCCGGAACGCTTGCAAAAAGAGTATTATGAACTTGTTGGCGCGATGGAGACAACGTCCTCCCACCCTTTACTCAACACACGTTTTGAAACAACCGGTCAACGGAAATCCGGTGAGGAATTTCCAATGGAACTGGCCATTACCCATTATAAGGTCAACGGGCAAGGCTACTTCACTGGGTTTTTGCGAGATATAAGTGAGATGAAGGCTGCCGAGGTGTCGAGGCGAAACGCGTTAATGGAAGCGGAGCGGGCGAACAAGACGAAATCTGAATTTCTGGCGACCATGAGTCATGAGTTGAGAACTCCGTTGAATGCCATTATTGGGTTTTCGGAAGTGATTTACGGGGAAATTTTTGGCCCATTGGGGTCCGCTCGATATAAGGAATATGCCGAAGACATTCAAATCAGTGGCAAACATTTGCTCAATCTTGTGAATGATATCCTGGATCTTTCAGCTATCGAAGCCAATGAGCATGTTCTTAATTTTAAGACTGTTGATCTGTCTGAGATCATGCACGACTGTTCGATTATTGTGAGTGATCTGGCTGCTAAAAAACAGATTACATACAGTGAAGATGTCGCAAGTAATCTAAAACCCATTGAGGCAGATCCCAGGTCTTTGTCTCAGATCCTGATCAATCTCATTTCAAATGCCATCAAATTTACACAAGTTGGTGGTGAGGTTTCTGTGAAAGTTTGGGAAGAGGATGGCCAACAGATTGTTTGTGTGCGCGATAACGGACCCGGGCTGGCCGAAGATCAAATTGAGAATTTGACGAAACCCTTTGTGCGAGGGCAAATAGACTCGCAGACAACCCAAGAAGGATCAGGACTTGGTCTTGCTATCGTTAATTCCTTGGTGCAGATGCATGCAGGCCAGCTGGAGATCAAAAGCAAATTGGGAGAAGGCACATCAGTTTTTGTCCGTCTGCCGAGGCGTCAACCTGAGCAACAGTAG
- a CDS encoding NAD(P)-binding domain-containing protein codes for MNSPVMGVAKGLQTEFADESGVLDVLIIGAGFSGLCAGYYLKKEGVQRFLILEKTDNVGGTWNKNRYPGAACDVPSHFYCFSFALNPDWSRVYSPQAEILAYLENCANEFELRPHLKFNQEVQSIRFDEKDQIWRAQIDEETVIAARQVIIGSGGLNTPYEPELDGLSDFKGPVFHTAKWRDDVELKDKEIVVVGSAASAVQAVPELAKMAKRVTMFQRTPNYVIPRQDRAYTEAEKARFRKSKWRLKLERLKIYLRFEYVLSPFFKKHSWLRSKIEDRVKRHILSSFSDRRLAKSLIPDYDMGCKRILISDDFYPALARENVDVNTNGIHYVDHSAVIDRAGNRISADLIVLATGFDLQGQMTAIDIQGRKGVHLSERWDDLPGAYLGAMVDGFPNLYFMTGPNTGVGSTSIVHMIEAQMQFVLQCLKKAGNTHLLEPTPDAVARYNQFLQGALTNTVWAGSCKSWYKDEEGRNFTLYPKPARFFWRERKKLNLKDMKIWSRSG; via the coding sequence GTGAATAGTCCTGTGATGGGGGTCGCAAAGGGGCTACAGACAGAGTTTGCAGATGAAAGTGGCGTGTTGGACGTCCTGATCATCGGAGCTGGTTTTTCTGGCCTTTGCGCTGGATACTATCTGAAAAAAGAGGGTGTTCAGCGTTTCCTGATCCTTGAGAAAACTGACAATGTCGGGGGAACTTGGAACAAGAACCGATATCCGGGCGCTGCATGCGATGTTCCTTCCCATTTTTATTGCTTTTCTTTTGCGCTCAATCCTGATTGGTCCCGTGTTTATTCACCTCAAGCAGAAATACTCGCCTATCTGGAAAACTGCGCCAACGAGTTTGAGCTGCGGCCCCACCTGAAGTTTAATCAGGAGGTTCAATCAATCCGATTTGATGAAAAGGACCAAATCTGGCGTGCTCAAATAGATGAAGAGACGGTAATTGCAGCACGGCAGGTAATTATAGGGTCTGGAGGATTGAATACACCCTATGAGCCCGAACTAGATGGTCTTTCAGATTTCAAAGGACCCGTCTTCCATACAGCTAAGTGGCGAGATGATGTCGAGCTAAAGGATAAAGAAATTGTGGTTGTTGGAAGCGCAGCCAGCGCGGTTCAGGCAGTTCCTGAGCTTGCCAAGATGGCTAAACGGGTGACAATGTTCCAGCGAACACCTAACTATGTGATCCCTCGGCAAGATCGAGCCTACACAGAAGCGGAAAAGGCTCGCTTTCGCAAATCAAAATGGCGGTTAAAGCTGGAGCGACTGAAAATCTATTTGCGCTTTGAATATGTTTTGTCGCCCTTTTTTAAGAAACACTCTTGGTTGAGATCGAAGATTGAAGACCGGGTGAAAAGGCATATTCTGTCCTCATTTTCTGATCGGAGGTTGGCGAAAAGTCTGATCCCGGACTATGACATGGGGTGCAAGCGGATCTTGATTTCTGATGATTTTTACCCAGCCCTGGCCCGAGAAAATGTCGATGTAAATACAAATGGCATTCACTATGTCGATCACTCTGCCGTAATTGATCGGGCAGGGAACCGCATTTCAGCAGATCTTATTGTGCTGGCGACAGGCTTTGACCTACAGGGTCAGATGACGGCTATTGATATTCAGGGTCGAAAAGGAGTGCACCTGAGTGAGAGGTGGGATGATTTGCCGGGAGCTTACCTTGGCGCCATGGTTGACGGCTTTCCAAACCTTTATTTCATGACGGGGCCCAATACGGGTGTCGGCTCAACCTCAATTGTGCATATGATCGAAGCACAGATGCAATTTGTTCTGCAATGCCTGAAGAAGGCTGGCAATACGCATCTTTTAGAGCCAACGCCCGACGCTGTTGCACGCTACAATCAATTTCTACAGGGGGCATTGACGAACACAGTTTGGGCTGGGAGTTGCAAAAGCTGGTACAAAGATGAAGAGGGTCGGAACTTCACGCTTTATCCGAAACCGGCCAGATTTTTCTGGCGGGAGCGGAAAAAACTAAACCTTAAAGACATGAAGATCTGGTCCCGGTCGGGTTGA
- a CDS encoding MFS transporter gives MTQSEGQTSNIRTREFVQFEWRFLLFGFLLTFWSGPGQTFVISLFGGHFREEFNLSHGDFGLLYTVATLVSASLLWKTGPLVDHLPLRKFAIFLVCLMILAMALMSGVQGPITLFAGILFVRFMGQGMLSHTAVTAMARRYEKERGRAIAFAGLGFIAGEAVFPPAIVLALSLFDWRLIWPSIAVLAAITFLPFIGKLIIHTEHQDGKGAEELEASLPTSEKHWTRAELLRDKRFYMLCLIPIAQSGIITGLFFHQVHIIELKGWSFEWWSICFTIFAAFSLIGGLMAGFLVDRLSARRIVPFSLLFMDLALILLSIFDHEWSAPFVMAALGVGAGYTTPSLSSLWAELYGTRHLGAIRSVASVVMVFGSALGPVLMGFAFDLEMALSTITLVSALLAFAGVGAAFQALKPR, from the coding sequence TTGACACAAAGCGAAGGCCAAACTAGCAACATACGGACCCGTGAGTTCGTTCAATTCGAATGGCGATTTTTGCTGTTTGGCTTTCTTCTGACTTTTTGGTCAGGACCTGGGCAAACTTTTGTTATTTCCCTATTCGGTGGACATTTCAGGGAGGAGTTTAACCTCTCCCACGGCGATTTTGGCTTACTCTACACAGTTGCCACTTTGGTCAGTGCCTCTCTTTTGTGGAAAACCGGTCCCCTGGTCGATCATCTTCCCCTACGAAAATTTGCTATTTTTCTTGTTTGTCTGATGATCCTTGCGATGGCCTTGATGTCAGGCGTTCAGGGCCCCATTACTCTCTTCGCCGGAATTCTTTTTGTTCGCTTTATGGGGCAAGGCATGCTCAGCCATACAGCTGTAACGGCGATGGCCCGGCGATATGAAAAAGAAAGGGGTCGTGCGATTGCTTTTGCGGGACTTGGCTTTATTGCCGGGGAAGCCGTTTTCCCGCCTGCGATCGTCCTCGCCCTCAGTCTTTTTGACTGGCGCTTAATCTGGCCAAGCATTGCAGTTCTGGCCGCGATAACGTTTCTTCCGTTTATTGGAAAACTGATAATTCATACAGAACATCAGGACGGTAAAGGCGCAGAAGAACTGGAAGCATCCTTGCCGACTTCGGAAAAGCACTGGACGCGCGCTGAACTGCTTCGAGACAAGCGCTTCTATATGCTTTGCCTGATCCCAATAGCCCAATCAGGAATAATCACCGGTCTGTTCTTTCATCAGGTCCACATTATCGAACTAAAAGGATGGAGCTTCGAATGGTGGAGCATCTGTTTCACTATTTTCGCTGCTTTCAGCCTCATAGGCGGTCTAATGGCCGGGTTTCTGGTAGACCGATTGAGTGCCAGACGGATTGTCCCTTTCTCTCTTCTCTTTATGGACCTCGCTCTGATCCTTCTCAGTATCTTTGACCATGAATGGTCTGCCCCATTTGTCATGGCCGCGCTCGGAGTTGGTGCAGGATATACGACACCTTCACTTTCCTCCTTGTGGGCGGAACTCTACGGAACACGCCACTTGGGCGCCATCAGATCAGTTGCGAGTGTTGTGATGGTTTTCGGCTCAGCACTTGGTCCCGTCCTCATGGGTTTCGCCTTTGACTTGGAGATGGCACTCAGCACAATAACACTGGTGTCAGCATTACTAGCTTTCGCTGGGGTTGGTGCCGCTTTTCAAGCTCTTAAACCTCGATGA
- a CDS encoding ATP-binding cassette domain-containing protein has product MVKTILPARLSEATVRKGGKTILGPLDWELNGAGCTILLGPNGAGKTTLLRLMHGLERPKTGKVTWSGRGADLYRRQAFIFQTPVVLRRTVIENVIYPLRLRKIAKEEAIEAGLFWLEKVGLTSHAKADALSLSGGEKQKLALARAMIAEPEVMFLDEPTANLDGSSTQAIEVILQEALEAGVRLVMATHNLGQATRLATEVLFLNKGRIWENSDLTSFFEAPETEEAHSFLKGEIVI; this is encoded by the coding sequence ATGGTGAAGACAATCCTACCGGCACGTCTTTCTGAAGCGACCGTTCGCAAGGGAGGTAAAACGATCCTCGGTCCATTGGATTGGGAGTTGAATGGGGCAGGCTGTACAATTTTGCTAGGGCCGAATGGTGCTGGGAAAACCACGCTCTTACGGCTCATGCATGGGTTGGAAAGACCAAAAACCGGCAAGGTGACCTGGTCGGGAAGAGGAGCCGATCTTTATCGCCGTCAGGCATTTATCTTCCAAACTCCAGTGGTCCTGCGAAGAACGGTTATCGAAAATGTGATCTACCCGCTTCGTCTTCGTAAAATTGCCAAGGAGGAAGCCATTGAAGCAGGATTGTTCTGGTTGGAAAAGGTTGGTTTGACCTCCCATGCAAAGGCGGATGCACTCAGCCTTTCGGGAGGTGAGAAACAGAAACTGGCGTTGGCACGAGCAATGATTGCTGAACCGGAAGTTATGTTTCTGGATGAACCTACGGCCAATCTTGATGGGTCATCCACTCAGGCCATCGAAGTTATCTTGCAGGAAGCGTTGGAGGCTGGGGTCCGCTTGGTTATGGCTACCCACAACTTAGGGCAGGCTACTCGATTGGCAACCGAGGTTTTGTTTCTGAATAAGGGGCGGATTTGGGAGAACTCTGATCTCACCAGTTTCTTTGAGGCACCGGAAACGGAAGAGGCACATTCATTCTTGAAGGGGGAAATCGTGATATGA
- a CDS encoding DUF1499 domain-containing protein, translating into MTSNILTIILFILIALVVALVLLRLTPIWDKFLSAGEFKPTDFSKLTTTGKPNWYLVCPPEYCSNLNVHLESPVYKLSKTTLADRLKSIVLKDPNIEIRQDDGTKLELVARTPTVRWPDLVSIEFIEKDENSSTLAIYSRAIYGIRDFSANKSRVDRWLKSLRAEIGEDAIDTSAN; encoded by the coding sequence ATGACATCAAATATTCTGACCATAATACTCTTTATACTGATCGCCCTGGTTGTGGCATTAGTCCTCCTAAGGCTCACACCAATCTGGGACAAATTTCTCTCTGCAGGTGAGTTTAAACCGACGGATTTTAGTAAGCTCACGACAACAGGAAAACCGAACTGGTATCTTGTGTGCCCACCAGAATATTGCAGCAACCTCAACGTTCATCTGGAATCACCAGTGTACAAGCTTTCCAAAACGACACTTGCAGATCGTTTGAAATCTATAGTCCTAAAGGATCCAAACATTGAAATTCGCCAGGATGATGGGACAAAATTGGAACTGGTAGCGAGAACCCCAACTGTGCGGTGGCCGGATCTTGTTTCCATTGAGTTCATTGAAAAGGACGAAAACTCTTCCACGCTCGCCATTTATAGCCGTGCAATATACGGAATTCGGGACTTTAGCGCTAATAAATCCCGCGTAGACCGCTGGCTGAAATCACTGAGAGCCGAAATTGGTGAAGATGCTATTGACACCTCGGCCAATTAA
- a CDS encoding SDR family NAD(P)-dependent oxidoreductase, with product MSFRGQVAAITGAGSGIGRALAIELAGLGCNVAISDLDEKGLEETRSQVATMNVGCLVTSLDVSDRKAVEAWSDQVVNEFGHVDYVFNNAGVALFDSAESMEYEHFEWIMNINFWGMIYGSKAFLRHFKKAGQGHVINVSSLFGLVGYPGQSAYNSSKFAIRGYTEALALELDGTNIHASSVHPGGVGTDIARNSRLVSEYTNGATREEIAKRFEAMVKTTPEQAAKIILQGVQKRKRRILVGKDAKILDLIQRFAPEKYGKFLLRALQ from the coding sequence ATGAGTTTTAGAGGACAGGTTGCCGCAATTACAGGGGCAGGGTCTGGAATTGGGCGTGCACTTGCTATTGAACTGGCAGGGTTGGGCTGCAATGTTGCGATTTCCGATCTGGATGAAAAGGGACTTGAAGAAACCCGGAGTCAAGTCGCAACTATGAACGTTGGGTGTCTTGTCACTTCGCTGGATGTCAGTGATCGAAAGGCAGTTGAAGCTTGGTCCGACCAGGTCGTTAATGAGTTCGGCCATGTTGATTATGTTTTCAACAATGCCGGAGTTGCGCTGTTCGATAGTGCAGAGAGTATGGAATACGAGCATTTCGAATGGATTATGAACATCAATTTCTGGGGAATGATCTATGGCTCGAAAGCTTTTCTAAGGCATTTCAAGAAAGCTGGACAGGGGCATGTGATCAATGTTTCAAGCTTGTTTGGACTGGTCGGCTACCCCGGTCAAAGCGCCTATAATTCCAGTAAATTTGCCATTCGGGGTTACACAGAAGCCCTCGCGCTGGAGCTTGATGGAACGAACATTCATGCCTCTTCGGTGCATCCGGGGGGTGTGGGGACTGACATCGCACGTAACTCAAGGCTAGTCAGTGAGTATACAAATGGCGCAACCCGGGAGGAAATTGCAAAGCGGTTTGAAGCGATGGTCAAAACAACGCCAGAGCAGGCCGCAAAAATTATCTTGCAGGGTGTTCAGAAACGGAAAAGACGGATCCTTGTTGGCAAAGACGCTAAAATACTAGATCTGATTCAGAGGTTTGCACCTGAAAAATATGGGAAATTTTTGTTGAGGGCATTGCAGTAA
- a CDS encoding iron-containing alcohol dehydrogenase, which translates to MALIKYHNEMEIDFGAINKIGDTLKRFGIKRPLICTDKGIVETGIYDSLRRALPNDVEATLFDETPGNPTEVAVKKALELYKDNDCDGVIALGGGSSIDLGKGVSLMSTHDGPIENWAVVKVGRDGIGATAPIIAIPTTAGTGSEVGGGSVIITEDGQKIVISSPNLLPKVAICDPELTLGLPKHLTAATGMDAMAHCIEAYLTPVVNPVAAAIGLDGLERVVTYLKRAVEDGSDREARWNMMMAASEGAMAFAKGLGAVHSMSHAVGANEELRAHHGTLNAVLLPTVLRFNAPHVGDKFVKLRQAMGLSEGADIATWIEGYNAELGLPSNLAEMGVTEDMIPDLAKHCLTDACHFSNPVQPTQEEYEQMYRDAMGL; encoded by the coding sequence ATGGCACTCATAAAATATCATAACGAAATGGAGATCGATTTTGGGGCAATCAACAAGATTGGCGACACCCTGAAACGATTTGGCATCAAGCGCCCCTTGATCTGCACAGATAAAGGAATTGTTGAAACCGGCATCTATGACAGCTTGCGCCGGGCACTACCAAACGATGTTGAGGCGACACTATTTGATGAAACACCCGGCAATCCAACGGAGGTTGCGGTCAAAAAAGCGCTCGAACTCTATAAGGACAATGACTGTGATGGCGTCATTGCTCTTGGCGGTGGTTCTTCAATTGACCTCGGAAAAGGTGTTTCCCTCATGTCAACTCATGACGGTCCTATTGAAAACTGGGCTGTTGTTAAAGTTGGGCGGGATGGAATTGGCGCAACAGCCCCGATCATTGCCATCCCCACAACAGCCGGAACCGGCAGCGAGGTAGGCGGCGGCTCTGTCATCATTACCGAGGACGGTCAGAAAATCGTCATTTCAAGCCCAAACCTTTTGCCTAAAGTTGCGATCTGCGATCCGGAACTGACGCTAGGCCTGCCCAAGCACCTGACGGCTGCCACTGGCATGGATGCCATGGCTCACTGTATTGAAGCTTACTTGACCCCAGTTGTGAACCCTGTTGCTGCAGCGATTGGTCTTGATGGACTTGAGCGGGTTGTGACTTACTTAAAGCGTGCGGTTGAAGATGGCTCTGATCGGGAAGCTCGCTGGAATATGATGATGGCCGCAAGTGAGGGAGCAATGGCCTTCGCTAAAGGACTTGGGGCGGTCCATTCAATGAGCCATGCGGTGGGCGCCAATGAAGAACTCCGCGCTCATCACGGGACTCTCAATGCGGTTCTTCTGCCAACCGTTCTTCGCTTCAACGCCCCTCACGTGGGTGACAAGTTCGTTAAACTTCGACAGGCAATGGGTCTCAGTGAAGGTGCGGACATCGCCACCTGGATTGAAGGGTATAACGCCGAACTTGGACTACCTTCAAACCTTGCTGAAATGGGGGTGACTGAAGACATGATCCCCGATCTGGCCAAGCACTGCCTGACAGATGCCTGCCATTTTTCAAACCCGGTTCAGCCAACCCAGGAAGAGTATGAACAAATGTACCGGGATGCGATGGGCCTATAG